Part of the Geodermatophilus obscurus DSM 43160 genome is shown below.
CCGGCTGCGTCGGCGCCCACGACGAGGGCGGTCGGGACAGCGCTCACGACTCGTCCTCCCTGCGTGGGCCAGAACGGGGCGACCCGGCGACGGGGACGACCCTGCCCGCCCGACCGCAGGGCACCCGCCTGCCAACCGCAAGACCTCCGCAAGTGGGGGACCCCTCGCCCCCACCGTTCGAGAGCTCGTGCCAGGCCCCGTCCAGAGGCTCGCCGCCGGCCCGTCCCGGGTCGGCCCCGTCCAGAGGCTCGCCGCGAGCCTGCGAGCGGTGAGGAGGACGGGGTCCTTCTACGAAGGGCGGGGAGGACGGGGTCCTCGTACCTGCGAGGGCGCCGCGGACCTCAGCCCGGGAGCGTGAGGGTGAAGGTGGTGCCCCGGCCCTCCACGCTGGCGACCTCCAGGCTGCCGTCGTGTGCGGCGGCGATGGCCCGCGTGATGGCCAGCCCCAGCCCGACCCCCGGCACCGCGTGCCGCCGGGCGGTCGAGGCGCGGAAGAAGCGGGCGAAGAGCTGCCCCTGCTCACCGGCGGGGATCCCGATGCCGGTGTCGCTGACCGCCAGCCGGGCCACGCGCACCGCGTCGTCCCCCGGGGTGGCGACGACCGCGCCGCCGGCCGTCCGCCAGGCCGGGCGCAGCGCCAGGGTGACCCGGCCGCCGGCCGGGGTGAACTTGACCGCGTTGGACACCAGGTTGTCGCAGGCCTGCCCCAGGCGGACCGCGTCGCCGGGCACCACCAGCCCGCCGTCGGGCACGTCGACGACGACCTCGACGCCGGTGGCCGCGGCGGTGACCCGGACGGTCTCCTCGGCGGCCCGGACGACGGCCGCCAGGTCGACCGACTCCGGCTGCAGGCTGAACCGGCCGGCGTCGACCTGGGCGGTGAACAGCAGGTCACCGACCAGCCGCAGCAGCCGCTGGGCGTTGCGCTCGACCGTGCCCAGGTACCGCCGCGGCTCATCGCCCAGCGACGGGTCGTCCAGGACGAGCTCGAGGTAACCCAGGATCGAGGTCAGCGGCGTGCGCAGCTCGTGGCTGATGAGGCTCACGAACTGGTCCTTCATCCGCTCGGTCGCCCGGGCCTCGGTCATGTCGGTGCCGACGAAGTTCCAGCCGGCGTGCACGCCGCGGTCGTCGGTGCGCGGGGTGACCGCCACGGAGACGGTGAGCTCGGTGCCGTCCGCGGCGACGTAGGTCCAGTCCCGGACGTCGCGGCCCCGCTCCTGCGCGGTGCCCACCAGCGCGGCTAGCCCGCCACCGGCCTCCAGCAGCTCCTCGGCCAGGTGGAAGTCGGTGATCGACCGGCGGCGGACGACGTCGGCGCGGAGCAGCCCCAGCATCCGCTCGGCACCGGGGTTCCAGACGCGGACGACGCCGTCGACGTCGGTGCCGATGATCGACTGCTCGGTGACCGCGTCGACGACGCTGGTCATCGTCTGCGCCCGCGCCTGCAGCATGCGCGTGGCGACCTCCAGCTCGTCGTCGCGGTGCTGCATCCGGGCGCGCAGCGCGGCGTTCTCCGCGCGCAGCCGGGTCAGCTCCCCGGCCGGCGCGGGCTCCAGGACGGTCACGGGGTCGCCCCGGCGGTCAGCTCGCGCACCCGGGCGACCAGCCCGGCGACGGAGAAGGGCTTGGCCAGGTAGGCGTCCGCGCCGGCCGCCAGGCCGCGGGCCACGTCGTCGGGGGTGGCGCCGGCCGAGAGCAGCAGCACCGGCACGCCGGCGGTCGCCCGGTCCGCGCGCAGCGCCGTGCAGACCTCCAGCCCGGTCGCACCGGGCATGGAGACGTCCAGGACGGCCAGGTCGGGCGGGTCGGTGCGGGCCGCGGTCAGCGCCTGCGTCCCGTCGGCGACCTCGGTGGCGACCGTGCAGCCGGCCCGGCGGACGACCAGTCCCACCAGAGCCCGGATGTCGTCCTCGTCGTCGGCGACCAGGACGCGCGGCGCTGCGGTCGGCACGGGTCGGGCTCCCTCGCTCGGGCGGTGTCGTCCCGGTCGACGTCGGCGTCCTCCTGCCCGTGCTCCAGCCCGCCGGGCACGGTCTCACCCCAACAGGGGAACCGGCCGTGGACGCACGCGCGCCCCGCCGGGAGGACCCGGCGGGGCGCGGTGACGTACTGGAACGGCCGCCCTGCTGAGTAGAAGGACCTCCCTGCCCCCCACCGCTCGCGAGCTCGCGGCGGAACCCTGCAGGCAGGCAGGCCGGCGGGCAGGGAGGCCCTCTCTCAGCTACCCGACTGGCTCTGCACCGTCTGACGGGACTGCTGGGCCTGGCCCTGGACGTCCTGCGCGGCGGACTGGCCCTCCTGCTTGACGGTTTGGGCGGCGTCCTGCGCAGTGGACCTGACCTCCTGGACCGCCTGCTGGGCGGCGGGCTGGAGCTCCTCGCGGATCTCCTGCGCGGCCTCCTTGGCCGGCTGGAGCAGCGTGTCCTTGTGCTCGCGCACCGCGGACTCGGCCTGCTCGGCCAGCTGGCGCTCCCGCTCCGACGCCGGCAGCAGGCTGGAGACCAGCCAGCCGACGCCGAAGGCGATGAGGCCTGCTGCCAGCGGGTTGCCCTGGGCCTGCCGGACGATGGTGTCCGGGGCCTGCTGCACCGCGTGCGCGGCCTGCTGCGCGGCACCCTGCACGGACTCGGCGGCGCCCTGTGCCTTGTCCTGCACCGTGCCCGCGGCGTTCTGCGTGCGGTGCTGGGCCGTGGCCCGGGTGTCCTGGGCGCTGCCCATGACCCGGTCCTTGACGCGGGAGACGCGGCCCTTGGCCGCGCTGACCCGGCGGTCCATGACGCGGGAGGGGTTCACCTTCTCGTTGAGGGCGTCGACGTCGTAGCTCAGCTCGCGCTGCGTCTGCTCGATCTGCCGGCGGATGGCCTCGGGGTCGTTGCTCGTTGTCATCTCAGGTCCTCCTGGTGTCTGAGGGGCACGGGGCCGCGGGTCAGTTGGGCTTCAGCGCGTTGGGCACGTCGGACAGCGTGTCCACGGTGCGCTCGGGCTTGGGGTTCACCTGCTGCAGCTTCTTCTTGCCCATGGAGAAGGTGACGGCACCGACGATGCCCCAGAGGACGGCCACGATGAGCGCGGCCAGCCCGGCGTCCATCACGTTCTCCAGCGCCCACCACAGGGCGTTGGACAGGAAGAGCACCGTCAGGAACCCGGCGAGAGCGGCGACGGCCATCATGCCCGCGCCCTTGCCCGCCTTCTTCGCCTCCGCCTGGACCTCGGCCTTGGCGAGGGCCACCTCCTGCCGCATGAGCGTGGAGAGGTCCTTGGCCAGCTCACCGAACAGCTGCCCGACCGAGGTGCCCTCCACGTCGGGCCGGCCCTCGTTCGTCGTCGGCGTGCCCAGGGTCCCGCTGTGGGCGCCGTAGGACTCGTCCGGGCCGACGGCGTAGTCGCCCTGGCCGTACGGGTCCTGGCCCGGCGTCGAACCGACCGGCGTCGCGCCGGAGTAGGGAGAGCTCATCGGGTTCAGACCCCCTGACCGGGACGGCGGGCCGGGTCGTCCCAGCCGGCCGGGGTGGTCGGCGGGACGACGGCGCCCGCGGGCGGAGTGGTGCCGTACGGCGGCGGCGGGACCGGGCTGCCGGTCGCTGCCGTGCCGCTGTACCCGGTGGTCGTCTCATAGGAGGTCGTCTCGGCGTAGCCGGAGTAGGCCGGCGCCGGCTCGACGTAGTCGGTCTGCGTGTAGTCGGTCCGGTACTGCTGCTGCGAGCCCGTGGACGAGCTGTCGCTGTGCGCGGCCTTCACGCCGCTGGTGAGCCGGCCGGCGAGGACACCGGCGAGCGCGGCGCCGAGCAGGAAGGTGCCGGGCCTGCGGCGGGCGAAGGCGCGGACGTCGTCGAGCAGGTCGGCCGGCTCGCGGCTCTGCAGCCGGTCGGCGAACTGCTCGACGTAGCCCGACGCCTGCTGGAGCAGGTCGCGCGCCGGGCCGGGAGCGCCCTGGCTGCTGCCATCGGCCAGGCCGCGCAGCTCCTGGGCCAGTGAGGACAGCCCGGAGGCGGCCTTGTGCTGCTGGGCCACGGTCTGCTGGCGCAGCTGCTGGCGGCCCTGGTGCAGCAGGTCCTGTGCCTGCCGCTGGGTCTCGTGGGCGACCTCCCTGGCCTGGTCGGCGGCGGTCGAGGCGACCTGGCTGCCGGCCTGGGCGGCGGTCTGGCCCACGTTGCGGGCCTCGTCCTTCGCCACGTCACTGGTCGACGGGGAACCCGTCGAGGTCGTGCTGGTGGCGGCCGTGGTGGCCCCGCTGGTCGCGCCCGAGCCGGTGGAGGGCGGCGGCGGGAACGGGCTGTCGATCGAGTGAGTCATCGTTCCTCCTCGGCAGATGTCTTGGTCGGCCGAGGCGATACCCGTCAAACGATCACCCACACATGAGGGTCGACGCCCGGGCGGTGTCTGTCGGCACACACGACGTGTCCCGGAGCTGAGGCGGCCCGCCGGCACCCCCCCGAGCCGGCGGGCGGCACCGGTTCCCCTGCGGTGTTCCGCACTACCAGCAACGCTGACTAAGGTCAGGCTTCCCTATCCGATCAACTCGAGGGGGCCCCGCCATGGCCGACAAGGCCCCGCGCCGACCGCGCACGCCCCGGCTGGCCACCGTGCTGCGCACCTCGCGCCCGACTCCCCACCTCGTCCGGGTGGTGCTCGGCGGGGAGGGGCTCACCGGGTTCGTGCCCGAGCACACCGACGCCTACGTCAAGCTGGTCCTCCCGCCGGCCGGCGCCCCGTACACCGCGCCGTTCGACATGGACGCCGTGCAGGCCGAGCACCCGCGCGAGTGGTGGCCGTGCCTGCGCACCTACACGGTGCGCGGCTGGGACCCCGTCGCCGGTGAGCTCGTCCTCGACGTCGTCGTCCACGGTGACGAGGGGCTGGCCGGGCCCTGGGCCCAGGCCGCCCGGCCCGGCGACCTGGTGCAGCTGCTCGGCCCCGGCGGCGCCTACGCGCCCAGCGGGGACGTCGACTGGCACCTGCTGGCCGGCGACGAGACGGCCCTGCCGGCGATCGCCGCCTCGCTCGAGCGGCTGCCCGCGGGAGCGGTGGCGCGGGTGTTCGTCGAGGTCGCCGACGCCGCCGAGGAGCAGCCGCTGCCGCCGGCGCCGGGTGTGGAGCTGACCTGGGTGCACCGCGCCGGACCGCCGGGGGAGGCCCTCGTCGCCGCCGTCCGCGGGGCCGCGCTGCCCGCCGGCTCGCTGCACGCCTTCGTGCACGGCGAGGCCGGGTTCGTGCGCGAGCTGCGCCGCTTCCTGCGGGTGGAGCGCTCGGTGCCCCGCGAGCAGCTCTCGGCATCCGGCTACTGGCGGCTCGGCCGCACCGACGAGGGCTGGCGCGCCGAGAAGGCGCAGTGGAACGCCGCGGTGGAGGCCGACGAGTCGAAGGACCCCGTCCTCCTCACGCCTCGCACGCTCGGCGCGAGCCTCGGGACGGGGCCAGGGGACCGCTAGCCGAGGTCGTCGGTGGCGAAGGTGTCGCACTGCGCGGGGTCGCCGGTCTGGTAGCCGGTGGTGAACCAGCGCTGCCGCTGCTCGGAGGAGCCGTGGGTGAAGGCGTCCTGGTCGACGGTGCCGCCGCCCAGGTTCTGCTGGATGAAGTCGTCGCCGATGCGGGCGGCGGCGTCCAGTGCCCGGTCGACGTCGTCCTGGGTGATCTCGGCGATCAGCGGCTCGCCGGACTCGTCGGGGACGGTCTCGGCGTGGTTGGCCCACGCCCCGGCGAAGCAGTCGGCCTGCAGCTCCAGGCGCACGGTGCCGCTGGCCGGGCCCGTCTCGCCCGGGGTGACCTGCTGGTTGATCCCGAGCACGTTCTGCACGTGGTGGCCGTACTCGTGGGCGATCACGTAAGCGTTCACGAACAGCCCGCCCTGCGCGCCGAACTGCTGCTGCAGCGTGTCGAAGAAGGACAGGTCGATGTAGACCTGCTCGTCGGCCGGGAAGTAGAAGGGTCCCGAGCCACTGGTCGCCCCGCCGCAGTCGGTGCGGACCCCGCCGTTGAAGAAGACGGTGTCGGTCGGCCGGTACTCCGGGCCCAGCACGCCGGACCAGTAGTCCTGGATCGACTCGATGTCGGCCACGACGGCGCAGTCGACCGACTCGTTCGCGTCGGCGCCGGTCCGGCACTGCTCCTCGAGCTGGGTGTTGTCGGCGGTCTGCCCCTCCTCGAGCCCGCTCAGCTGGCCCAGCGCCGCGCCGGTCCCGCCGCCGTCCCCACCACCGCCCAGGACCTGGAAGAGCACCAGCACGAGGACGCCGACCAGGCCCAGCCCACCATCGCCGACCGCGAGGCCACGCCCGCCGCCGAGGCCGCCACCCCGGCGGTCCTGCACGCCCGAGGGGTCGAGGTCTGCTCCCTCGCTGTACCTCATGGCTGGGCACCCTCCCGGTCGCGTGGCACGCCGAGACGGTGCCATCCGCAGCGGCGGTGCCCCCGCGAGGAACGGGTCATGCGCGCTCGGCGGCCTCCCCGCCGGTCGGCGTCCGGCTGGGTCGCTCGGCCGGCTGGTCGCGCAGGAACAGGTACCAGTAGGACGTCGACACGAAGACGACCGCGCCGACGAGGTTGCCCACACCGGCCATCAGCCAGTTGAGCAGCACGTCGCCCCAGCCGAGCTCCGGGACGCCGGCGAAGATCGCGGCGGGCAGGAAGAACATGTTGGCGACGACGTGGTCGAAGCCCATCGCCACGAACGCCATGATCGGGAAGAAGATGGCGAGCACCTTGCCGGACACCGACTGGGCGGCCAGCGACATCCACACCGCCAGGCAGACCAGCCAGTTGCAGCCCACGCCGCGCAGGAAGACCTGCCACGGCGACTCGTGCAGCCCCTTGGCCTCGGCGATCGAGGCCAGCCGGTCGTGGGTGAGGGCAGCGCTGCCCGAGGCCCCCGGCGTCCCGATGACCCCGGTCTGCACGGCCAGGAAGTAGGCGACGAACAGGGCGCCGATCAGGTTGCCCACCAGGACGAGGGTGAGGTTCTTGGCGACGTCGCCCATGCTGATCCGGCCCTGCATCGCGCCGAGCGGCACCAGCATCATGTTGCCGGTCGCCAGGTCGGACCCGGCGATGAGCACCAGGACCAGGCCCAGGGTGAACGCGGCGCCCATGAACAGCGTCGGCAGCGTGCCCCAGGTGGCGGGGTCCAGGCCGGAGGAGACCGTGATCGCGACGAGTGCGCCGAAGGAGATGTAGGCCCCGGCGAGGAAGGCGCTGACCAGCACGCGGTCCCAGGTCCGGTGGACCTTCTTGGCTCCGGTCTCACTGGCGACCTGGGCCATCTCGGGTGGTTGGCGGTCGGACATCAGCGCCTCCGCGAGGGAACGGACCTCGGAGGCCGAACCGTACGACTCCGGCCCGGATCCGGCACCCGGGTACGGCGATGGCCCCCGTCGGACCGGAGCGATCTAGGGTCGGCGGACACCTCTGCGACACCGGGAGAGCACATGG
Proteins encoded:
- a CDS encoding DUF3618 domain-containing protein, with protein sequence MTTSNDPEAIRRQIEQTQRELSYDVDALNEKVNPSRVMDRRVSAAKGRVSRVKDRVMGSAQDTRATAQHRTQNAAGTVQDKAQGAAESVQGAAQQAAHAVQQAPDTIVRQAQGNPLAAGLIAFGVGWLVSSLLPASERERQLAEQAESAVREHKDTLLQPAKEAAQEIREELQPAAQQAVQEVRSTAQDAAQTVKQEGQSAAQDVQGQAQQSRQTVQSQSGS
- a CDS encoding phage holin family protein, coding for MSSPYSGATPVGSTPGQDPYGQGDYAVGPDESYGAHSGTLGTPTTNEGRPDVEGTSVGQLFGELAKDLSTLMRQEVALAKAEVQAEAKKAGKGAGMMAVAALAGFLTVLFLSNALWWALENVMDAGLAALIVAVLWGIVGAVTFSMGKKKLQQVNPKPERTVDTLSDVPNALKPN
- a CDS encoding response regulator transcription factor, encoding MPTAAPRVLVADDEDDIRALVGLVVRRAGCTVATEVADGTQALTAARTDPPDLAVLDVSMPGATGLEVCTALRADRATAGVPVLLLSAGATPDDVARGLAAGADAYLAKPFSVAGLVARVRELTAGATP
- a CDS encoding siderophore-interacting protein, with translation MADKAPRRPRTPRLATVLRTSRPTPHLVRVVLGGEGLTGFVPEHTDAYVKLVLPPAGAPYTAPFDMDAVQAEHPREWWPCLRTYTVRGWDPVAGELVLDVVVHGDEGLAGPWAQAARPGDLVQLLGPGGAYAPSGDVDWHLLAGDETALPAIAASLERLPAGAVARVFVEVADAAEEQPLPPAPGVELTWVHRAGPPGEALVAAVRGAALPAGSLHAFVHGEAGFVRELRRFLRVERSVPREQLSASGYWRLGRTDEGWRAEKAQWNAAVEADESKDPVLLTPRTLGASLGTGPGDR
- a CDS encoding sensor histidine kinase, which translates into the protein MTVLEPAPAGELTRLRAENAALRARMQHRDDELEVATRMLQARAQTMTSVVDAVTEQSIIGTDVDGVVRVWNPGAERMLGLLRADVVRRRSITDFHLAEELLEAGGGLAALVGTAQERGRDVRDWTYVAADGTELTVSVAVTPRTDDRGVHAGWNFVGTDMTEARATERMKDQFVSLISHELRTPLTSILGYLELVLDDPSLGDEPRRYLGTVERNAQRLLRLVGDLLFTAQVDAGRFSLQPESVDLAAVVRAAEETVRVTAAATGVEVVVDVPDGGLVVPGDAVRLGQACDNLVSNAVKFTPAGGRVTLALRPAWRTAGGAVVATPGDDAVRVARLAVSDTGIGIPAGEQGQLFARFFRASTARRHAVPGVGLGLAITRAIAAAHDGSLEVASVEGRGTTFTLTLPG
- a CDS encoding formate/nitrite transporter family protein is translated as MSDRQPPEMAQVASETGAKKVHRTWDRVLVSAFLAGAYISFGALVAITVSSGLDPATWGTLPTLFMGAAFTLGLVLVLIAGSDLATGNMMLVPLGAMQGRISMGDVAKNLTLVLVGNLIGALFVAYFLAVQTGVIGTPGASGSAALTHDRLASIAEAKGLHESPWQVFLRGVGCNWLVCLAVWMSLAAQSVSGKVLAIFFPIMAFVAMGFDHVVANMFFLPAAIFAGVPELGWGDVLLNWLMAGVGNLVGAVVFVSTSYWYLFLRDQPAERPSRTPTGGEAAERA
- the ypfJ gene encoding KPN_02809 family neutral zinc metallopeptidase; translated protein: MRYSEGADLDPSGVQDRRGGGLGGGRGLAVGDGGLGLVGVLVLVLFQVLGGGGDGGGTGAALGQLSGLEEGQTADNTQLEEQCRTGADANESVDCAVVADIESIQDYWSGVLGPEYRPTDTVFFNGGVRTDCGGATSGSGPFYFPADEQVYIDLSFFDTLQQQFGAQGGLFVNAYVIAHEYGHHVQNVLGINQQVTPGETGPASGTVRLELQADCFAGAWANHAETVPDESGEPLIAEITQDDVDRALDAAARIGDDFIQQNLGGGTVDQDAFTHGSSEQRQRWFTTGYQTGDPAQCDTFATDDLG